From the genome of Neodiprion pinetum isolate iyNeoPine1 chromosome 3, iyNeoPine1.2, whole genome shotgun sequence, one region includes:
- the LOC124215529 gene encoding zinc transporter 6-like isoform X2: MRIFASENNDNEFGGNDACDSMKYGNIEQAAALKYKVQIVKIFSQKKSKWILCLIVCNSIVVYELCEWANSTRSLALRAYANTVAFNVFALFVCLVSVWVSQNASSATPKDLPPAKKPLQNHTRSFSGSGYPHYKKNLAFHFPRHSISGPCLLQEVEVQLEEPKVPIVSSLSILGLEKYEVLALLVSSCLALAAASLIAVEAFGRMKDQPTIHTGRLGLGSLLGIVTHVITVYSHRDAALDHVVCRALPCPTLKGYNPIFGGNVLGAAILCGTHLLIHYWDIFVVDTAATLVLVGLVATSMLPLAFYTTSIILQLPHYMGQQLDKCLREALNIDGVLEFRNERFWTQSFGKLAGTVQVRIRRDANESHVLERVVEGLSRIVTTLTVQEFRETPQAKLEAQNCTEYYINELLPNAVGERKKTNPSKKRSEADDVETVSIDDILGVEKEPVRTFSSPGKSEANFVSKPRTITIYQNKNVEGQKNYLFNPHRNNENALIVGSNVDEDRFTGCTIGFVG; this comes from the exons ATGAGGATATTCGcgagtgaaaataatgataacgaaTTTGGTGGAAACGATGCCTGTGATAGTATGAAATATG GGAATATCGAACAGGCAGCGGCGCTTAAGTACAAAGTACAAATCGTCAAGATATTTAGCCAGAAGAAATCGAAATGGATACTCTGCTTGATTGTGTGCAATTCAATTGTCGTTTACGAACTATGCGAGTGGGCAAATTCCACGAGAAGTTTGG CTTTGAGGGCGTACGCGAACACCGTAGCCTTCAACGTCTTCGCTCTGTTCGTGTGTCTAGTCTCCGTTTGGGTGAGCCAAAACGCTTCCTCGGCAACACCGAAGGACCTTCCGCCGGCGAAGAAGCCGCTCCAGAATCACACGCGATCATTTTCCGGCTCCGGTTATCCGCATTACAAGAAAAACTTGGCCTTCCATTTTCCGAGGCACTCGATATCCGGTCCTTGCCTGCTACAGGAGGTCGAAGTCCAACTAGAGGAACCGAAGGTTCCCATCGTATCCTCGCTGTCGATTCTAGGCCTTGAAAAGTACGAGGTCCTTGCTCTCCTAGTCTCCTCTTGCCTAGCTCTAGCCGCGGCCTCTCTCATCGCCGTCGAAGCCTTCGGAAGGATGAAGGATCAGCCGACAATTCACAC AGGACGCCTTGGGCTCGGTTCTCTTCTGGGTATCGTGACACACGTGATAACGGTTTACAGTCACCGAGACGCGGCGTTGGATCACGTCGTATGCAGGGCTCTGCCCTGCCCCACGCTGAAGGGCTACAATCCTATTTTTGGCGGCAACGTTTTGGGCGCCGCGATTCTCTGCGGAACTCACCTCCTCATCCATTACTG ggACATCTTCGTCGTGGACACTGCGGCTACCTTGGTCCTCGTTGGACTCGTGGCCACGTCTATGTTGCCATTGGCTTTTTACACAACCAGCATAATATTGCAG CTTCCTCATTACATGGGTCAGCAGCTGGACAAATGTCTTCGAGAAGCTCTGAATATCGACGGTGTTCTCGAGTTTAGGAACGAGAGATTCTGGACTCAGTCTTTCGGGAAACTC GCAGGAACGGTGCAAGTTCGCATTCGAAGAGACGCGAACGAGAGTCACGTGTTGGAACGAGTTGTGGAGGGACTCTCGCGAATAGTGACGACATTGACGGTCCAGGAGTTTCGTGAAACGCCACAGGCGAAATTGGAGGCCCAGAATTGCACCGAGTACTACATAAACGAATTACTTCCAAACGCAGTCGGTGAAAGGAAGAAGACGAATCCGTCGAAAAAAAGGAGCGAAGCCGACGACGTTGAGACCGTTTCGATCGACGACATCCTCGGCGTCGAGAAGGAGCCCGTCAGGACCTTTTCCAGCCCCGGAAAATCGGAAGCTAACTTCGTTTCGAAACCGAGGACGATCACCATTTACCAGAACAAAAATGTCGAGGGGCAAAAGAACTACTTGTTCAACCCTCACAGAAACAATGAAAACGCCCTTATTGTTGGGTCGAATGTCGACGAGGACAGATTCACTGGCTGTACTATTGGATTCGTTGGATAG
- the LOC124215527 gene encoding ATP-binding cassette sub-family G member 1, with protein MDSNPDAGSEGSEMVKVNLLQDDIEARVAMRAKISSTPFTRLTKRQPIDIEFSDLTYTIPTGRKGSKLILRGISGQFRSGELTAIMGPSGAGKSTLLNILAGYKYVGASGQININGEPRNIRKFKKMSCYIMQDDLHQPQITVHEAMCFAADLKLGSKVERREKLSTIDEILETLRLTKAKDTVTERLSGGEMKRLSIALELVNNPPVIFLDEPTTGLDDLSTVQCIDLLRSVACGGRTVICSIHTPSASNFAKFHQVYVVAAGQCVYRGLANGVVPFLRHVGADCPKHYNPADFVIEVSSGEYGAEYVERMMNLVEAQMPIDPIARKTIKDTQFQDEIDRTTWWDQFSALSRRMMLQFYRNRNYMYLKISLHIFLGFIVGGIFINIGTDGSKTLFNFGFCFCCLVVFLYLPMLPVLMHFPMEVRLLKREHFNRWYDLGPYFFAKTLSTIPPQIFLGTIYLSMVYPITGQPLEAWRAARFFSICYLCSLIGESIGLAIGSTLSIVNGMFVGPASSVPLMLVSIQGMGNPEPLPLYRTLVMYSSYIRYGLEGLIISSYGEGRRKLSCPPEEDYCQYRYPIALLKVMGMEENMFWRDFIALVGINIILKAVIFYLLRQRLRPNKTFQALRVIGGFVKGYISLK; from the exons GTTCCAAATTGATATTGAGAGGAATAAGCGGACAGTTCCGATCTGGAGAATTGACTGCGATTATGGGACCGTCGGGAGCTGGGAAATCAACCCTGCTCAACATCCTCGCCGGCTACAA ATATGTCGGAGCGAGTGGACAGATCAACATCAACGGTGAGCCGAGGAATATTcggaagtttaaaaaaatgtcctgTTACATTATGCAGGACGATCTTCACCAGCCCCAGATAACAGTTCACGAAGCGATGTGCTTCGCCGCAGACCTAAAACTCGGAAGTAAAGTTGAACGGCGGGAAAAACTTTCCACC ATAGATGAAATCTTAGAGACGTTAAGACTGACCAAAGCGAAGGACACGGTTACCGAAAGATTGTCCGGCGGGGAAATGAAGAGGCTTTCAATCGCCTTGGAACTAGTCAATAATCCGCCGGTCATTTTCCTCGACGAACCAACCAC AGGTCTCGACGACTTGTCGACCGTCCAGTGCATCGACCTTCTACGAAGCGTAGCCTGCGGTGGAAGAACGGTCATTTGTTCAATCCACACCCCAAGTGCCAGCAATTTTGCGAAATTTCATCAAGTCTACGTCGTCGCGGCTGGTCAGTGCGTCTATCGAGGTTTGGCCAATGGAGTTGTGCCGTTTCTTCGACACGTGGGAGCCGACTGCCCGAAGCACTACAACCCGGCAGATTTTG TTATCGAAGTCTCCTCGGGAGAATACGGAGCGGAATACGTCGAACGGATGATGAATCTCGTGGAAGCGCAGATGCCGATCGACCCGATCGCCCGTAAAACTATCAAGGATACCCAGTTCCAAGATGAAATCGACAGAACGACGTGGTGGGATCAGTTCTCGGCTCTGTCTAGGAGGATGATGCTCCAATTCTACAGAAACAGG AATTACATGTACCTGAAGATATCGCTCCACATCTTTCTCGGATTCATAGTCGGCGGTATTTTCATCAACATTGGTACCGACGGCTCGAAGACTCTCTTCAACTTTGGATTCTGCTTTTGCTGCCTCGTAGTCTTTCTCTACCTCCCGATGCTGCCTGTGCTCATGCATT TTCCAATGGAGGTGCGGCTTCTGAAACGTGAACACTTCAACCGATGGTACGACTTGGGTCCCTACTTTTTCGCCAAGACATTGTCGACTATTCCTCCCCAG ATCTTTCTTGGAACGATATACTTGTCAATGGTTTACCCGATCACTGGACAGCCGTTGGAAGCTTGGCGAGCCGCCAGGTTCTTCAGTATCTGTTATTTGTGCTCTCTGATAGGGGAAAGTATAGGTTTGGCGATCGGATCAACGCTGAGCATTGTG AACGGGATGTTCGTCGGGCCCGCTTCCTCCGTTCCTCTAATGCTGGTTTCGATCCAAGGCATGGGCAATCCCGAACCTTTGCCGCTTTACAGAACGCTGGTAATGTACTCTAGCTACATTAGGTACGGCCTCGAGGGACTCATCATCTCGTCTTACGGTGAagggagaagaaaattatCCTGTCCGCCGGAGGAGGATTACTGCCAGTACAGATATCCCATAGCATTGTTGAAAGTTATGG GTATGGAGGAGAACATGTTCTGGCGGGATTTCATCGCTCTCGTCGGAATAAACATAATATTGAAAGCGGTCATCTTTTACCTACTGCGGCAGAGGCTTCGACCGAACAAAACGTTTCAAGCCCTTCGCGTCATCGGCGGATTTGTCAAAGGCTACATAAGTTTAAAATGA
- the LOC124215529 gene encoding zinc transporter 6-like isoform X1 — MRIFASENNDNEFGGNDACDSMKYGNIEQAAALKYKVQIVKIFSQKKSKWILCLIVCNSIVVYELCEWANSTRSLALRAYANTVAFNVFALFVCLVSVWVSQNASSATPKDLPPAKKPLQNHTRSFSGSGYPHYKKNLAFHFPRHSISGPCLLQEVEVQLEEPKVPIVSSLSILGLEKYEVLALLVSSCLALAAASLIAVEAFGRMKDQPTIHTGRLGLGSLLGIVTHVITVYSHRDAALDHVVCRALPCPTLKGYNPIFGGNVLGAAILCGTHLLIHYWDIFVVDTAATLVLVGLVATSMLPLAFYTTSIILQKLPHYMGQQLDKCLREALNIDGVLEFRNERFWTQSFGKLAGTVQVRIRRDANESHVLERVVEGLSRIVTTLTVQEFRETPQAKLEAQNCTEYYINELLPNAVGERKKTNPSKKRSEADDVETVSIDDILGVEKEPVRTFSSPGKSEANFVSKPRTITIYQNKNVEGQKNYLFNPHRNNENALIVGSNVDEDRFTGCTIGFVG, encoded by the exons ATGAGGATATTCGcgagtgaaaataatgataacgaaTTTGGTGGAAACGATGCCTGTGATAGTATGAAATATG GGAATATCGAACAGGCAGCGGCGCTTAAGTACAAAGTACAAATCGTCAAGATATTTAGCCAGAAGAAATCGAAATGGATACTCTGCTTGATTGTGTGCAATTCAATTGTCGTTTACGAACTATGCGAGTGGGCAAATTCCACGAGAAGTTTGG CTTTGAGGGCGTACGCGAACACCGTAGCCTTCAACGTCTTCGCTCTGTTCGTGTGTCTAGTCTCCGTTTGGGTGAGCCAAAACGCTTCCTCGGCAACACCGAAGGACCTTCCGCCGGCGAAGAAGCCGCTCCAGAATCACACGCGATCATTTTCCGGCTCCGGTTATCCGCATTACAAGAAAAACTTGGCCTTCCATTTTCCGAGGCACTCGATATCCGGTCCTTGCCTGCTACAGGAGGTCGAAGTCCAACTAGAGGAACCGAAGGTTCCCATCGTATCCTCGCTGTCGATTCTAGGCCTTGAAAAGTACGAGGTCCTTGCTCTCCTAGTCTCCTCTTGCCTAGCTCTAGCCGCGGCCTCTCTCATCGCCGTCGAAGCCTTCGGAAGGATGAAGGATCAGCCGACAATTCACAC AGGACGCCTTGGGCTCGGTTCTCTTCTGGGTATCGTGACACACGTGATAACGGTTTACAGTCACCGAGACGCGGCGTTGGATCACGTCGTATGCAGGGCTCTGCCCTGCCCCACGCTGAAGGGCTACAATCCTATTTTTGGCGGCAACGTTTTGGGCGCCGCGATTCTCTGCGGAACTCACCTCCTCATCCATTACTG ggACATCTTCGTCGTGGACACTGCGGCTACCTTGGTCCTCGTTGGACTCGTGGCCACGTCTATGTTGCCATTGGCTTTTTACACAACCAGCATAATATTGCAG AAGCTTCCTCATTACATGGGTCAGCAGCTGGACAAATGTCTTCGAGAAGCTCTGAATATCGACGGTGTTCTCGAGTTTAGGAACGAGAGATTCTGGACTCAGTCTTTCGGGAAACTC GCAGGAACGGTGCAAGTTCGCATTCGAAGAGACGCGAACGAGAGTCACGTGTTGGAACGAGTTGTGGAGGGACTCTCGCGAATAGTGACGACATTGACGGTCCAGGAGTTTCGTGAAACGCCACAGGCGAAATTGGAGGCCCAGAATTGCACCGAGTACTACATAAACGAATTACTTCCAAACGCAGTCGGTGAAAGGAAGAAGACGAATCCGTCGAAAAAAAGGAGCGAAGCCGACGACGTTGAGACCGTTTCGATCGACGACATCCTCGGCGTCGAGAAGGAGCCCGTCAGGACCTTTTCCAGCCCCGGAAAATCGGAAGCTAACTTCGTTTCGAAACCGAGGACGATCACCATTTACCAGAACAAAAATGTCGAGGGGCAAAAGAACTACTTGTTCAACCCTCACAGAAACAATGAAAACGCCCTTATTGTTGGGTCGAATGTCGACGAGGACAGATTCACTGGCTGTACTATTGGATTCGTTGGATAG
- the LOC124215529 gene encoding zinc transporter 6-like isoform X3, producing the protein MRIFASENNDNEFGGNDACDSMKYGNIEQAAALKYKVQIVKIFSQKKSKWILCLIVCNSIVVYELCEWANSTRSLALRAYANTVAFNVFALFVCLVSVWVSQNASSATPKDLPPAKKPLQNHTRSFSGSGYPHYKKNLAFHFPRHSISGPCLLQEVEVQLEEPKVPIVSSLSILGLEKYEVLALLVSSCLALAAASLIAVEAFGRMKDQPTIHTDIFVVDTAATLVLVGLVATSMLPLAFYTTSIILQKLPHYMGQQLDKCLREALNIDGVLEFRNERFWTQSFGKLAGTVQVRIRRDANESHVLERVVEGLSRIVTTLTVQEFRETPQAKLEAQNCTEYYINELLPNAVGERKKTNPSKKRSEADDVETVSIDDILGVEKEPVRTFSSPGKSEANFVSKPRTITIYQNKNVEGQKNYLFNPHRNNENALIVGSNVDEDRFTGCTIGFVG; encoded by the exons ATGAGGATATTCGcgagtgaaaataatgataacgaaTTTGGTGGAAACGATGCCTGTGATAGTATGAAATATG GGAATATCGAACAGGCAGCGGCGCTTAAGTACAAAGTACAAATCGTCAAGATATTTAGCCAGAAGAAATCGAAATGGATACTCTGCTTGATTGTGTGCAATTCAATTGTCGTTTACGAACTATGCGAGTGGGCAAATTCCACGAGAAGTTTGG CTTTGAGGGCGTACGCGAACACCGTAGCCTTCAACGTCTTCGCTCTGTTCGTGTGTCTAGTCTCCGTTTGGGTGAGCCAAAACGCTTCCTCGGCAACACCGAAGGACCTTCCGCCGGCGAAGAAGCCGCTCCAGAATCACACGCGATCATTTTCCGGCTCCGGTTATCCGCATTACAAGAAAAACTTGGCCTTCCATTTTCCGAGGCACTCGATATCCGGTCCTTGCCTGCTACAGGAGGTCGAAGTCCAACTAGAGGAACCGAAGGTTCCCATCGTATCCTCGCTGTCGATTCTAGGCCTTGAAAAGTACGAGGTCCTTGCTCTCCTAGTCTCCTCTTGCCTAGCTCTAGCCGCGGCCTCTCTCATCGCCGTCGAAGCCTTCGGAAGGATGAAGGATCAGCCGACAATTCACAC ggACATCTTCGTCGTGGACACTGCGGCTACCTTGGTCCTCGTTGGACTCGTGGCCACGTCTATGTTGCCATTGGCTTTTTACACAACCAGCATAATATTGCAG AAGCTTCCTCATTACATGGGTCAGCAGCTGGACAAATGTCTTCGAGAAGCTCTGAATATCGACGGTGTTCTCGAGTTTAGGAACGAGAGATTCTGGACTCAGTCTTTCGGGAAACTC GCAGGAACGGTGCAAGTTCGCATTCGAAGAGACGCGAACGAGAGTCACGTGTTGGAACGAGTTGTGGAGGGACTCTCGCGAATAGTGACGACATTGACGGTCCAGGAGTTTCGTGAAACGCCACAGGCGAAATTGGAGGCCCAGAATTGCACCGAGTACTACATAAACGAATTACTTCCAAACGCAGTCGGTGAAAGGAAGAAGACGAATCCGTCGAAAAAAAGGAGCGAAGCCGACGACGTTGAGACCGTTTCGATCGACGACATCCTCGGCGTCGAGAAGGAGCCCGTCAGGACCTTTTCCAGCCCCGGAAAATCGGAAGCTAACTTCGTTTCGAAACCGAGGACGATCACCATTTACCAGAACAAAAATGTCGAGGGGCAAAAGAACTACTTGTTCAACCCTCACAGAAACAATGAAAACGCCCTTATTGTTGGGTCGAATGTCGACGAGGACAGATTCACTGGCTGTACTATTGGATTCGTTGGATAG
- the LOC124215529 gene encoding zinc transporter 6-like isoform X4 translates to MRIFASENNDNEFGGNDACDSMKYGNIEQAAALKYKVQIVKIFSQKKSKWILCLIVCNSIVVYELCEWANSTRSLALRAYANTVAFNVFALFVCLVSVWVSQNASSATPKDLPPAKKPLQNHTRSFSGSGYPHYKKNLAFHFPRHSISGPCLLQEVEVQLEEPKVPIVSSLSILGLEKYEVLALLVSSCLALAAASLIAVEAFGRMKDQPTIHTDIFVVDTAATLVLVGLVATSMLPLAFYTTSIILQLPHYMGQQLDKCLREALNIDGVLEFRNERFWTQSFGKLAGTVQVRIRRDANESHVLERVVEGLSRIVTTLTVQEFRETPQAKLEAQNCTEYYINELLPNAVGERKKTNPSKKRSEADDVETVSIDDILGVEKEPVRTFSSPGKSEANFVSKPRTITIYQNKNVEGQKNYLFNPHRNNENALIVGSNVDEDRFTGCTIGFVG, encoded by the exons ATGAGGATATTCGcgagtgaaaataatgataacgaaTTTGGTGGAAACGATGCCTGTGATAGTATGAAATATG GGAATATCGAACAGGCAGCGGCGCTTAAGTACAAAGTACAAATCGTCAAGATATTTAGCCAGAAGAAATCGAAATGGATACTCTGCTTGATTGTGTGCAATTCAATTGTCGTTTACGAACTATGCGAGTGGGCAAATTCCACGAGAAGTTTGG CTTTGAGGGCGTACGCGAACACCGTAGCCTTCAACGTCTTCGCTCTGTTCGTGTGTCTAGTCTCCGTTTGGGTGAGCCAAAACGCTTCCTCGGCAACACCGAAGGACCTTCCGCCGGCGAAGAAGCCGCTCCAGAATCACACGCGATCATTTTCCGGCTCCGGTTATCCGCATTACAAGAAAAACTTGGCCTTCCATTTTCCGAGGCACTCGATATCCGGTCCTTGCCTGCTACAGGAGGTCGAAGTCCAACTAGAGGAACCGAAGGTTCCCATCGTATCCTCGCTGTCGATTCTAGGCCTTGAAAAGTACGAGGTCCTTGCTCTCCTAGTCTCCTCTTGCCTAGCTCTAGCCGCGGCCTCTCTCATCGCCGTCGAAGCCTTCGGAAGGATGAAGGATCAGCCGACAATTCACAC ggACATCTTCGTCGTGGACACTGCGGCTACCTTGGTCCTCGTTGGACTCGTGGCCACGTCTATGTTGCCATTGGCTTTTTACACAACCAGCATAATATTGCAG CTTCCTCATTACATGGGTCAGCAGCTGGACAAATGTCTTCGAGAAGCTCTGAATATCGACGGTGTTCTCGAGTTTAGGAACGAGAGATTCTGGACTCAGTCTTTCGGGAAACTC GCAGGAACGGTGCAAGTTCGCATTCGAAGAGACGCGAACGAGAGTCACGTGTTGGAACGAGTTGTGGAGGGACTCTCGCGAATAGTGACGACATTGACGGTCCAGGAGTTTCGTGAAACGCCACAGGCGAAATTGGAGGCCCAGAATTGCACCGAGTACTACATAAACGAATTACTTCCAAACGCAGTCGGTGAAAGGAAGAAGACGAATCCGTCGAAAAAAAGGAGCGAAGCCGACGACGTTGAGACCGTTTCGATCGACGACATCCTCGGCGTCGAGAAGGAGCCCGTCAGGACCTTTTCCAGCCCCGGAAAATCGGAAGCTAACTTCGTTTCGAAACCGAGGACGATCACCATTTACCAGAACAAAAATGTCGAGGGGCAAAAGAACTACTTGTTCAACCCTCACAGAAACAATGAAAACGCCCTTATTGTTGGGTCGAATGTCGACGAGGACAGATTCACTGGCTGTACTATTGGATTCGTTGGATAG